Proteins co-encoded in one Gammaproteobacteria bacterium genomic window:
- a CDS encoding pilus assembly protein MshP yields MMNRARRQRGFSIIAVIFIILLLAVLGGFLVVVSSSAQQTGVAALATSRAYHAARAGLEWGIHQAVVNGGVGVAPDPCNGGFTLAAGGFDNESVTVTCTSSVHRDGNPPTDVRVYVITAIATTGTEGSLNYARRELQAVVSPSGPL; encoded by the coding sequence ATGATGAACCGAGCGCGCCGGCAACGAGGCTTTTCGATCATCGCAGTGATCTTCATCATCCTGCTGCTGGCGGTGCTGGGCGGGTTCCTGGTGGTCGTCTCTTCCAGCGCCCAGCAGACCGGCGTGGCCGCACTGGCAACAAGCCGCGCCTACCATGCTGCCCGTGCCGGCCTCGAGTGGGGGATCCACCAGGCCGTGGTCAATGGCGGCGTGGGTGTCGCGCCCGACCCCTGCAACGGCGGCTTTACGCTGGCGGCGGGCGGTTTCGACAACGAATCCGTGACCGTGACCTGCACGAGCAGCGTGCACCGCGATGGCAATCCGCCAACGGATGTGCGTGTCTATGTCATCACGGCTATCGCGACCACGGGTACCGAGGGTTCGCTGAACTACGCACGGCGCGAACTGCAAGCCGTGGTCAGCCCGAGCGGGCCCTTGTAG
- a CDS encoding DUF6701 domain-containing protein → MLKSEMRAGLLLALLASFSVHAGQPGSGGGVPTPMSCSPDVDLANVNEIKSKGGSVQPTVDYVEFKVLQDGTDTTGWQMCVSDDGVSIECFNVGDGDGSWKSLTQTVGEPDDINLYDANTWIYYNFNKVKAEEGEAILLDENGDVIDYIRWSNQSGICTATDFYWDVPSGCGTCFDERDPNEKDFARTSPDGTGNWGNNGDAPSEGQPNTDPSAPQADHFAIIHDGSAVNCQPEAITIVAHNADHTVLDTYVSTINLSTSSNNGDWSTNGTQNGTLTNTGNGSGSYAFAADDLGSVTLLLADTFVETITITASDGVASPDPAENPLLAYARSGFGFRSNGVIGQIPNQIAGKASNEGYGATVMEVEAINTNTNTGACEALFVGPENIDFALECDDPTSCGGVQATINGTSIPSVDDGQALSYQAVPLDFGDNTDSTAEYVFEYPDAGLLTLHVHYNPTSPSGEVLTGASTFIVRPFGFETGIATAGGTANPAATGNAGSIFAAAGDELRATIRAVAWQAADDTDVDGIPDAYSDGDPTTSTADLSDNASTVNFGQETVPAVVRLSASLWQPAVDPGIGEPGLAGTTTVSGFSSGSTSRDAIFIDDVGIYEVLANVDGNSYLGGEDVWGATGPAGRFVPGYFQVTVPTHGCDASSGTTYSGQEIGGTQVTAYANRGVGLVTDYYDGGQSPVFAKTTSLVETTGAAGSLSPSSLVPADFTRGIALLESSEINPADTGVSFTFTSSTTLPASILLRATDTDGVTSAGQLEEGTEVRSGRFYIADTATATTTDAQMRLRVQHYQDIGGANGWDTNPDHSCYTPVVGDFSLGNYTSNLAAGETSITGISFAAGAGSLTLSAPGTGNDGSVDVTGSVPSWLEFDWNGTGLELPVGTATFFGIYTTEDGFIDRTEIVR, encoded by the coding sequence ATGTTGAAATCCGAAATGCGCGCTGGCCTGCTGCTGGCATTGCTTGCTTCCTTTTCCGTGCATGCGGGCCAGCCTGGCAGTGGCGGTGGCGTGCCGACACCGATGTCATGCTCGCCCGATGTCGACCTGGCGAACGTCAACGAGATCAAATCGAAAGGCGGCTCGGTGCAGCCGACAGTCGACTATGTCGAGTTCAAGGTCCTGCAGGACGGCACTGATACCACCGGCTGGCAGATGTGCGTTTCTGACGACGGCGTATCGATCGAATGCTTCAACGTGGGTGATGGGGATGGCTCCTGGAAGTCGCTGACCCAGACCGTCGGCGAGCCGGACGATATCAACCTCTATGACGCCAACACCTGGATCTATTACAACTTCAACAAGGTGAAGGCCGAGGAAGGCGAGGCCATCCTGCTCGACGAGAACGGCGATGTGATCGACTACATTCGCTGGTCCAACCAGTCGGGAATCTGCACAGCAACGGATTTCTACTGGGACGTGCCGAGCGGTTGTGGAACCTGTTTCGACGAGCGGGACCCGAACGAAAAGGATTTTGCCCGCACCAGCCCGGACGGCACCGGCAACTGGGGGAACAACGGCGACGCACCGTCGGAGGGCCAACCGAACACCGATCCCAGTGCGCCGCAAGCCGACCACTTTGCGATCATTCATGACGGCAGCGCCGTCAATTGCCAGCCGGAAGCCATCACCATCGTCGCGCACAATGCCGACCACACGGTGCTCGATACCTACGTGTCGACGATCAACCTGTCGACCTCCAGCAACAATGGTGACTGGTCCACCAACGGCACTCAGAACGGTACGCTGACCAACACCGGCAATGGCAGTGGCAGCTACGCGTTTGCCGCGGACGACCTCGGTTCCGTCACCTTGCTGCTGGCCGACACGTTCGTGGAAACCATCACCATCACGGCAAGCGACGGTGTTGCCAGTCCCGACCCGGCAGAGAATCCCTTGCTGGCCTATGCGCGCAGCGGTTTCGGCTTCCGTTCGAATGGCGTCATCGGCCAGATTCCGAACCAGATTGCCGGCAAGGCCTCGAACGAGGGCTATGGCGCGACCGTGATGGAAGTGGAAGCCATCAACACCAATACCAACACCGGCGCCTGCGAAGCCCTGTTCGTCGGTCCCGAGAATATCGATTTCGCGCTGGAATGCGATGATCCGACCAGTTGCGGCGGCGTGCAGGCAACCATCAACGGCACGTCCATTCCCAGTGTCGACGACGGGCAGGCGCTGAGCTACCAGGCCGTGCCGCTCGACTTCGGCGATAACACCGACTCCACTGCCGAGTATGTATTCGAATACCCGGATGCCGGGCTGCTGACCCTGCACGTGCACTACAACCCCACGAGCCCGTCGGGCGAAGTGCTGACAGGCGCATCGACTTTCATCGTTCGCCCGTTCGGCTTCGAAACCGGCATCGCCACGGCTGGCGGCACGGCCAACCCGGCCGCAACCGGCAATGCGGGCAGCATCTTTGCAGCGGCAGGCGACGAGTTGCGGGCAACGATACGCGCCGTGGCCTGGCAAGCTGCCGACGATACCGATGTCGACGGCATTCCCGATGCGTACAGCGATGGTGATCCGACAACGTCGACAGCCGACCTGTCGGACAACGCATCGACGGTCAATTTCGGCCAGGAGACTGTCCCGGCAGTGGTGCGCCTGTCTGCCAGCCTGTGGCAGCCCGCGGTCGATCCGGGCATCGGCGAGCCCGGCCTGGCCGGCACGACGACGGTCAGCGGCTTCAGTTCAGGCAGTACTTCAAGGGATGCCATTTTCATCGACGATGTCGGCATCTACGAAGTGCTGGCCAATGTCGACGGCAACAGTTACCTGGGCGGCGAGGATGTCTGGGGTGCCACCGGCCCGGCAGGACGCTTCGTGCCGGGCTATTTCCAGGTCACCGTTCCGACCCATGGTTGCGATGCCAGTAGCGGGACCACCTATTCCGGCCAGGAGATCGGCGGAACGCAGGTCACGGCGTATGCCAACCGCGGCGTCGGCCTGGTGACGGATTACTACGATGGCGGCCAGTCGCCGGTGTTTGCCAAGACCACCAGTCTTGTGGAAACCACCGGCGCGGCGGGCAGCCTGTCACCGAGCAGCCTGGTTCCTGCGGACTTCACCCGGGGCATCGCCTTGCTGGAATCGAGCGAGATAAATCCGGCCGACACCGGTGTGAGTTTCACCTTTACCTCCAGCACCACCCTGCCCGCCAGCATCCTGCTGCGCGCGACCGATACCGATGGTGTCACTTCGGCGGGACAGCTTGAGGAAGGCACCGAGGTGCGAAGTGGTCGCTTCTACATTGCCGATACGGCCACGGCAACGACGACCGATGCGCAGATGCGCCTGCGAGTGCAGCACTACCAGGATATCGGCGGGGCGAACGGCTGGGATACCAATCCGGACCACAGCTGTTACACGCCCGTGGTCGGCGACTTCAGCCTGGGCAATTACACCAGCAACCTGGCTGCTGGCGAGACCAGCATCACGGGCATCAGCTTTGCCGCCGGCGCGGGCAGCCTGACCCTCAGCGCACCGGGAACCGGGAACGACGGCAGCGTGGACGTCACTGGTTCGGTGCCATCCTGGCTGGAGTTCGACTGGAACGGCACGGGCCTGGAGCTGCCGGTCGGAACGGCTACCTTCTTCGGCATCTACACCACCGAGGATGGCTTCATCGACCGGACCGAGATCGTTCGATAG
- a CDS encoding type II secretion system protein, with translation MGRFMPTRGFTLLELLIAIVVIGILAVVVGPLLYAPVKSYFDTSDRAELVYSTDAAMRRLARDARNSLPYSVRLINGGTAVEMIEVLDVGRYRENGGGAARKLAFNGNDTSFNLVGSFERLGAFSSTTERLVVFNLGSPGFDVYAGDSVVSNSAFTVASETYSVAGSTYTEHQVTTAGTFPFLLSTPSHRIFVIGDYIAYGCSGTGLYRLQGYATPEPASATIAGGSLETDDVTACSFNYDPGSSLRPGVLTMILTVTRGGESVTLQHQVHIPNAV, from the coding sequence TCATGCCAACCCGCGGCTTCACCCTGCTGGAACTGCTGATCGCCATTGTGGTCATCGGCATCCTGGCGGTCGTGGTCGGGCCACTGCTGTATGCACCGGTCAAATCCTATTTCGACACCAGTGATCGCGCCGAGCTCGTGTATTCCACCGATGCGGCCATGCGACGGCTGGCCAGGGACGCTCGCAATTCCCTGCCCTACAGCGTGCGCCTGATCAACGGCGGGACGGCAGTGGAGATGATCGAAGTTCTCGATGTCGGCCGCTATCGCGAGAATGGCGGTGGTGCGGCACGCAAGCTGGCATTCAACGGCAATGACACCTCTTTCAACCTGGTGGGATCATTCGAGCGGCTGGGCGCGTTCTCCTCCACCACCGAACGATTGGTGGTCTTCAACCTGGGTTCGCCGGGTTTCGATGTGTATGCCGGCGACTCGGTGGTCAGCAACAGCGCATTTACCGTTGCCAGCGAAACCTATTCCGTGGCCGGCAGTACCTACACCGAACACCAGGTCACGACAGCCGGCACGTTTCCGTTCCTGCTGTCCACGCCATCACACCGGATATTCGTGATTGGTGATTACATTGCGTATGGCTGCTCGGGCACCGGCCTGTATCGCTTGCAGGGCTATGCAACGCCAGAACCGGCAAGCGCGACGATTGCCGGCGGCAGCCTGGAGACCGACGACGTGACAGCCTGCAGTTTCAATTACGATCCGGGCAGCTCGCTGCGCCCGGGCGTCCTTACCATGATCCTGACGGTCACGCGGGGTGGCGAAAGCGTCACCTTGCAGCATCAGGTTCACATCCCGAATGCGGTCTGA